The proteins below are encoded in one region of Saccopteryx leptura isolate mSacLep1 chromosome 1, mSacLep1_pri_phased_curated, whole genome shotgun sequence:
- the CXCR5 gene encoding C-X-C chemokine receptor type 5 isoform X1: MNYPLTLDMDFTNYNLEDLELGNYSDSTETSPVENHICSTVEGPVLTSFKAVFMPVAYGLIFLLGMTGNILVLVILERHRQTRSSTETFLFHLAVADLLLVFILPFAVAEGSAGWVLGTVLCKTVIALHKINFYCSSLLLACIAVDRYLAIVHAVHAYRHRRLLSIHITCATIWLAGFFFALPEMLFAKVSQPHYNDSLPRCTFSQENQAETSAWFTSRFLYHFGGFLLPLLVMGWCYAGVVHRLCQAQRRPQRQKAVRVAILVTSVFFLCWSPYHIVIFLDTLARLKAVANSCELNSFLSMAIAISEFVGLAHCCLNPMLYTFAGVKFRSDLSRILTKLGCAGPASLCQFFPSWRKSSLSESENATSLTTF, from the coding sequence GAACTAGGTAACTACAGTGACAGCACGGAGACCTCCCCAGTGGAAAACCACATCTGCTCCACAGTTGAGGGGCCCGTCCTGACCTCCTTCAAGGCCGTGTTCATGCCCGTGGCGTATGGCCTCATCTTTCTCCTGGGTATGACGGGCAACATCCTGGTGTTGGTGATCCTGGAGCGGCACCGGCAGACGCGTAGCTCCACAGAGACCTTCCTGTTCCACCTGGCGGTGGCAGACCTCCTGCTCGTCTTCATCCTGCCCTTTGCTGTGGCCGAGGGCTCTGCGGGCTGGGTCCTGGGCACTGTCCTCTGCAAAACTGTGATTGCTCTGCACAAGATCAACTTCTACTGCAGCAGCCTACTCCTGGCTTGCATCGCTGTGGACCGCTACTTGGCCATCGTTCACGCTGTCCATGCCTACCGCCACCGCCGCCTCCTCTCCATCCACATCACCTGTGCAACCATCTGGCTGGCGGGCTTCTTCTTTGCCTTGCCAGAGATGCTCTTCGCGAAGGTCAGCCAACCCCATTACAATGACTCTCTGCCACGCTGCACCTTTTCCCAAGAGAACCAAGCTGAAACCAGTGCCTGGTTCACCTCCCGCTTCCTTTACCATTTTGGAGGATTTCTGCTGCCACTGCTAGTGATGGGCTGGTGCTATGCAGGGGTGGTGCATAGGCTGTGCCAGGCCCAGCGGCGCCCGCAGCGGCAGAAGGCAGTCAGGGTGGCCATCCTGGTGACGAGTGTCTTCTTTCTCTGTTGGTCACCCTACCACATCGTCATTTTCCTGGACACCCTAGCAAGGCTGAAGGCTGTGGCCAATAGCTGTGAGCTGAATAGCTTCCTCTCGATGGCCATCGCCATAAGCGAATTCGTAGGTCTGGCCCACTGCTGCCTGAACCCCATGCTCTACACGTTTGCTGGAGTAAAGTTCCGTAGTGACCTGTCACGGATTCTGACCAAGCTGGGCTGTGCTGGACCCGCTTCACTCTGCCAGTTCTTCCCTAGCTGGCGCAAGAGCAGTCTCTCTGAGTCAGAGAATGCCACCTCCCTCACCACCTTCTAG
- the CXCR5 gene encoding C-X-C chemokine receptor type 5 isoform X2, whose product MPVAYGLIFLLGMTGNILVLVILERHRQTRSSTETFLFHLAVADLLLVFILPFAVAEGSAGWVLGTVLCKTVIALHKINFYCSSLLLACIAVDRYLAIVHAVHAYRHRRLLSIHITCATIWLAGFFFALPEMLFAKVSQPHYNDSLPRCTFSQENQAETSAWFTSRFLYHFGGFLLPLLVMGWCYAGVVHRLCQAQRRPQRQKAVRVAILVTSVFFLCWSPYHIVIFLDTLARLKAVANSCELNSFLSMAIAISEFVGLAHCCLNPMLYTFAGVKFRSDLSRILTKLGCAGPASLCQFFPSWRKSSLSESENATSLTTF is encoded by the coding sequence ATGCCCGTGGCGTATGGCCTCATCTTTCTCCTGGGTATGACGGGCAACATCCTGGTGTTGGTGATCCTGGAGCGGCACCGGCAGACGCGTAGCTCCACAGAGACCTTCCTGTTCCACCTGGCGGTGGCAGACCTCCTGCTCGTCTTCATCCTGCCCTTTGCTGTGGCCGAGGGCTCTGCGGGCTGGGTCCTGGGCACTGTCCTCTGCAAAACTGTGATTGCTCTGCACAAGATCAACTTCTACTGCAGCAGCCTACTCCTGGCTTGCATCGCTGTGGACCGCTACTTGGCCATCGTTCACGCTGTCCATGCCTACCGCCACCGCCGCCTCCTCTCCATCCACATCACCTGTGCAACCATCTGGCTGGCGGGCTTCTTCTTTGCCTTGCCAGAGATGCTCTTCGCGAAGGTCAGCCAACCCCATTACAATGACTCTCTGCCACGCTGCACCTTTTCCCAAGAGAACCAAGCTGAAACCAGTGCCTGGTTCACCTCCCGCTTCCTTTACCATTTTGGAGGATTTCTGCTGCCACTGCTAGTGATGGGCTGGTGCTATGCAGGGGTGGTGCATAGGCTGTGCCAGGCCCAGCGGCGCCCGCAGCGGCAGAAGGCAGTCAGGGTGGCCATCCTGGTGACGAGTGTCTTCTTTCTCTGTTGGTCACCCTACCACATCGTCATTTTCCTGGACACCCTAGCAAGGCTGAAGGCTGTGGCCAATAGCTGTGAGCTGAATAGCTTCCTCTCGATGGCCATCGCCATAAGCGAATTCGTAGGTCTGGCCCACTGCTGCCTGAACCCCATGCTCTACACGTTTGCTGGAGTAAAGTTCCGTAGTGACCTGTCACGGATTCTGACCAAGCTGGGCTGTGCTGGACCCGCTTCACTCTGCCAGTTCTTCCCTAGCTGGCGCAAGAGCAGTCTCTCTGAGTCAGAGAATGCCACCTCCCTCACCACCTTCTAG